The segment CGAAGGCGGCCAGGCGTATGCGGGCGGCCCGGGCAAGCAGGTCGGAGGACAGGTCGGCAAGGTATCCGGTCACGTGCGCGTCGCTTGTCTGGCAGGGATCAGACCACGCGGGCGCGCAGCAGGTCGTGGATGTTGAGGGCGCCGACCACGCGCTGCTGCTCGTCGACCACCAGCAGGGCGTGGATCTGGTGCTTCTCCATCAGCTGGGCCGCTTCCACCGCCAGCTTGTCCGCAGCGATGGTCTTCGGCGAGCGGCTCATCAGGCCGGCTACCGTAGCGCCGCGCAGGTCCACGCCATCGTCGTCCAGGGCGCGACGCAGGTCGCCGTCGGTGAACACGCCGAGCAGGTGGTCGTCGGCGTCCACCACGGCGGTCATGCCCAGGTGCTTGCGGGTCATTTCCATGAGCGCCTGGGTGAGGTTGGCGTCCGGGCCGACCCGGGGGATGCCGTCACCGGTATGCATCACGTCGCTGATGTGCAGCAGCAACCGGCGTCCGAGGCTCCCGGCCGGATGCGAGCGGGCGAAGTCTTCCGAGGTGAAGCCACGGGCTTCCAGCAGAGCGATCGCCAGCGCGTCGCCGATCACCAGCGCGGCGGTGGTGCTTGCGGTCGGCGCCAAGCCCAGCGGGCAGGCTTCGGTGGATACGCTGGCGTCCAGGTGCACGTCGGCCTGGCCGGCCAGCGAGGATTGGGGGTTGCCGGTGATCGCGATCAGCGGGATGTTCTGCCGCTTGATCACCGGCAGGATGAACA is part of the Dyella thiooxydans genome and harbors:
- a CDS encoding KpsF/GutQ family sugar-phosphate isomerase; this encodes MNARIAPSAEISVDPDAIARSARTVIATEAAAIRALEPRVNGDFVRACRLILGCQGRLVVSGMGKSGHIGRKIAATLASTGTPAFFVHPGEASHGDLGMITPQDVVLVLSNSGETDELLFILPVIKRQNIPLIAITGNPQSSLAGQADVHLDASVSTEACPLGLAPTASTTAALVIGDALAIALLEARGFTSEDFARSHPAGSLGRRLLLHISDVMHTGDGIPRVGPDANLTQALMEMTRKHLGMTAVVDADDHLLGVFTDGDLRRALDDDGVDLRGATVAGLMSRSPKTIAADKLAVEAAQLMEKHQIHALLVVDEQQRVVGALNIHDLLRARVV